The DNA region tatattttaccagatctaatatgTTATATTCTCCTTCCTTCATTTTGCATTTCCACAAACTTAaaggtgtttcctttcaaatggtatcaagaatatgcaaatccttgcttcaggtcctgagctacaggcagttagatttaggTATGTCCTTTTAGGCGaaaattaaaaaacaaaaaagggtctgatccttaagttaaccattttcactgtagtgtccaacgtctttcaagctgtcaggcaatcccttggcagcaagagcctctcggtggatgctgcagtgtacccaaatggcatcgggagcaactgcttgcatgcgcattaccactccactatgtctccctgtcatggattTTGCGCAATCggtacacatacaaacacatcttgaccacaagtccatttgatgtcacaaagctgttcagtactttaaaaatatcctctcctgttgtactggtttccagtggtttgtaGAAGAGGATGTgttccttaattgaccccacataaatgtaacagacatataccaggagctgtgccaggcctgccATGTCTGACACATCCAGCTGTAACtgattcactggcttgtatgcgaagcagccatgtcactgatgcgttgtgaagcagtgttgtttgatgaaggcattgtctgtagttttttgggccttttcccccagcattgtcccagctatatccgtggcagcaggaaaaattaagtcctccacaatagtatgggacttgcctgtcctagccactcggtagctcaccatataagacgcttcgagccccttcttattaatggtatctgttgcttttatacatgtcttactaaaaagtcatcttaattctcgctcaaaaaactcctgtggcttatttttcaaattggcatctttttgtttctaaatgtctgcacaaGAGGGAAGGTTTCATTAAGTTGTGAGTACTTctgcacatatatatatacatatcacaccatggctgaggaaaggcactactcccaatataagtgatcccaaaatcaatgtagttctcatcatatgtatgcctcttcgatggtccaacgtccctgtctgttcggtcctttcccgggtaagggggcagtagctcttcggctgcatcagattcacaaatgtcagtgtccatgctagctggtataagaatattttgaagataaaCACACAAAGCAGAGGATGAGAGGACTAAAAACTACAGTACTAATAGGGAATTGTAAATAGGAGTTGGGtttcagttcaacatctgtttagaatctgtggAAAGTCATTCTTGTGCTACGTTCAGTACATTGTGTCGGGagcaggatacttgttatttggccattgacccagttgtactgcaaggatttctgattggtcaaccccaggctagggtgggggggggggtataagtGGCATCCTGTTACTTTGTTCGGTGGAGAAAAGCTGAGGACTGACCATctacctctcagcataacatctatgatTTGTCCTTCTCAAATTAACCTATTTTTTCCCCCCTGATTTGTTTTGGAGTTTGTGTTAATGAAGAATAACAACTGCTAACCCTGGGCtagcaacaaatgtagaatttttgatgctagcattggatgtgctcgtggaaacagaacaacttatttcatctgcaggtgtagtactgctggtagtagcagtactaccagtagagctggtctATGGGCCTTATCTTTTTTTTATTAtaccatttatcaattttcagcaaacggaatgagcagcagctatgtttggctacatacggaccattagtggaattcccgtgagagagtaactgttaatgtgattggatgttaattatttgactaggctacctgtatttgacattatttcgctgaacactataTGGTTTAAATAGAtgtttggcagtgaaacgaggctactcaggcgagaaaaaacatcacccaaatgtatagccccataggaaaatctaaatggactgtttgaaaatgtaaaTACACCAGTTTAGGAATAGCCGCCCCAAACATTTTGATTGTCCGCTTAGATATGCATCCAGATATCTCCTTCAGTAGGCAGGCCCAGGCTTGGGTGTCAGTGTGACAGAGGGAGCTACTAGGATATCAACACATCGGCTCAACTGTTGGCCAGGCCACAGAATGACAGCAGGTCTGGTTGCGTTTGTGTGGTCACTGCTGTGCTGGGGGGGGTAGTGGGTTCTGAGCTCACAGAGAGCGAGCCCTATCTGTGGACCCAAGCACCACTCTGTGCTGGCTGGCTATACTCTGATGCCCATCTATCTACGCATATCTAGTGTGTAGATAACATTTGAATGTATTTCCACAACAAAAAGACAATGTTGAGAACCAGGCAATGTAAAATGGCATGGTTAGCTTTAATACAAAAATAGATGATgcaagaaaatgtgttttttgaaaAATCAAAGCAGTAAAACGTGTATAACCACATGGGCAGACTAACACAAAACAACAGATGACATGTCTACACATCATCATGCAGTAACAAAAAAACTGACCTCAAACTGAGATCAGGTTTAGCATTAGGTGAAATAAAACTAGCCATCTGATTTAATCAAATTGCCAAAATATGCAGTTATTGTCTTTAACTTGTTGTTGAGAAAGTTCTGTTCCACCTCTACTCTCCCACCAGGCCCAGCAAGAGAGGCGATCTGGAACCCAAACATCAAAATAAAACATTGTTACTATACTAATTACAAGTCCGAGTCATTGACATGAACATTTATTATAGACAAAAAAAATCAGCACCTTGACTTATAATGGAAAGTATATTTCAATGAAAAGTTAAATTAAAAGTAATGTAATAGATTTGTACACCTACAAAGCTGGCCAGTTATTACTTACAGAGGCTGTCTTCAGAGGCAATAATGATTTatcttttcactaattggtcttttgaccaatcagatcagatcagctctgaaaaaggcctgatgtgattggtcaaaagatcagaattgggctgcctgtttaaACTCTGCCCTGTTTGCTAAACCACAGTGTTCTGACAATGACAGTAAAGGCCAGACTGACCGAAATATTTGTATTTAACTAACCTTAGTCAGAACCACCACAATCAAACCCCTCTAGAGAATGaaacagaaaaataaataacaatactcACTAACTGAGAATAAAATAAATGGGGGCCTAATGCAATTAGCCAATACGCAAATGGTACCAATTGATCAACTGGGTGGCTTGGGTCAATACACTCCtctttatttggacagtgaagctactttttattttttacatcttTCTGCCTCAAACTTTCTCATTCATCATTCACAATTAATGCATGATTATCCATAACCATGGAGCAtcaacattaatgtagaagtgttcagaaacatcttctattcttgcttaaaataaaagtgacaatacattattcaccattcagttccTATTGGCCAAAACAAGCTGggaatgcatccaacaagtttgtagtgaCAGGTTATGTTGTCATTGTGtacaaggaatatgggaccaaatactaaacgtttgactactttaatacactaagTGAATTTGGccaaatacttatgacttcttcaaatggggACTAGATACAGGTAAAACAGACGTataaaaataccctcaaataaaaaggtgacattctgtactgtcgcctcatatgGAACAATCCAAAATCCTGGGGTATATAGCCAAAATTAAATATTTTAGCTTCACTGACCAAATAAATACGGAGTGGAGTGTGTTTCTTCTAAGCTCATTATACTTATCTTCTGATAACAGCTACCATGGACTTAGCTTTATAGTAGCAAGTAGTAGTAGACATGCACTCAAAATAGTTAGATCTACCACTGCTAAATAAGTAGGTCAATAGGTTACCAAATAGGTGACAGCCTGCTTTGTTAGACTGCTGATAACATGCATGAAGGCATAATGAAATCATGAGGCCAATATAGCCTTTCCCAGCTCTGGGAGCCTTTGATCTGACAGTGAGAACACTTACAGCCCCAGGCCACGGGATAGCACAGAGATGGGCAACCAAGTAAATAAAGGAGAAGTATGGGCATTCCCCAAAACATGCTCAGTAGAGGAGGCTCAGCCGGGCAGGCGGGCGCCTGGCATAAGCTCTGACTACGGCTATGTCCAAACttttcctgaagtgtgcacttgcacaTTTTCTCGCATGGATTTATCAAATGGTGGCAACTCCCTCTTGCCAACCCTTATACCAATCCAATGATGAGGAATGTGCAAGTACACACTTTGGGATAAGGGTGGTGAATTGGGATGCAGCTTTCATCCTCTTCCATATAAGGAGCCCTGCAGAAACATCACACTTCTATAGGCCTTCAGACTGTATTGCTGTAATCTAATTCACACTGATTCGAGATCTATTTCTATTTGTTGATATTTCAATGGTAGAAAATGAGCCAAGCATGACTAGCATGCATGAAGACTCAACATCCAAATATGAGTTGCAAACCACCAATACTCCTCCGCTTGTCCATATAACCTACCTGATCCATGTCTGCATTTCGTGGGAGGAAGTACACaatattgtcagatattattttgGACAACCTGAAAATGTCAAAAGTATTAAGAGTTAAGGAAAACCGTGTTCAACTCTTCGGCAACATAATAGAACGCTACAATGCGTGTAAATACTAGTGGAATATTAAAAGAAACTCAGATTGGCAAGAAAAGACCAACCCACAAACAAAACTAACTGTACATTCAAAGTTCCTCAAAAGGCACtagcacatctgagctatcttttttgcaggtgcatggtaacagttaAATAAAATGAGAAAATAGAAggaacccgcacactgctcttgatagtatcactactctttaATAAGCTTCACGTATCAGCCTCACGGCCCTCGTCAGAACGTGAGGCTGAtatgtaaagcttattaaagagcagtgatacgatcaagagcagtgtgcgggttccTCTTTTTCTCATTACATCCACAAATCCTGTCTTCACATTCCcccttagctagctaacaaactgcTGGCCTTGTCACTGTCTCTATCTGCGTGTGCCTCTGTCCTGGCCCGTCTCAGAGTCTGGCCTGTTGCCTGACTAATAGCCTGAGAGCAGCTTCATTGTGAGAAATAAAGGATATCCATTTGGCGACATCATGGTCTTGATATCGAAGACGTCTGCGCTGAGGTAGTCTGGGCCGCCCCAGGGGGGGCTGAGGAACACCACGTCCGCCCGCAGACGAGGTGCCAGCTGCAGGAAGTCTCCCTGCACAAAGTCGATGCGCTCTGCCACCTTGTAGACCTGGGCGTTGTGCTGTGCCAGGGCCAGACGCACCGGGTCGATGTCAATGGCTAGCACTGCATGGGGGCAGGGACATGGAGGACGGGGTCAGAGACACAGGGAGTACCACTCAGGACAACATGCTCTATCTGTTTAAATGTCTGGAGGAAGGGACATAGACGGCcaggctgcatctcaaatggcaccgtattccctatgtagagcactacttttgaccagggcccataactgcactatatatggaaagaCACGCAGACTGAgtcagacacacagggagaaCCACTAAAGACAATATGGCACATCATAACTGTTAACCTATAGGATATAATATGGGCCCCAGAGGTTTTCCTGGCCACGTCACAGGGTCAGGAATACTGTTGCCCTATTTATAAAGGCAAATACAGATACAGTAACCAAAAATATCTAAAGTTAATAAGATTAAAGCAAAGGAGCCTCTGAAGCTTGGCTCAAATATGATGCTACTATACCCCTCTTCCCAGTGAGGGCAAACTGGATGGCGTTGCCTCCCACTCCACAGAAGGCGTCTATGATGAGTTCAGAGTGGAAACTCTCCTGGACCCTCAGGGCAATGTGCTCTGCTATCTTCTCTGGGGTAACAGAGAACCAGCCCTCTGTACAGACAGACAAATGGACAGAGTGAAAGGCTTTAACAAACTGAATACAAAGATGCAATTAATATTGTCTCATTTTACTATGTtaaaatgaaaaatatatatgcagtgtagaattgttttatttattgatTCATATTTTAAGAAATCATAATTGAATTTATCGGATTTGGGGTGTTCACTAATGTAAAGCATAGCCACCAGAGGTCAGTCAACTGTAAAATGGTTTTGTTCAAACAATACCAATCTGATATTCAAGCCAAACATTTTGGTTCATTATTGATTTATCAAATTTGTACAGAAAGATGATATCATCTAATTGATTGATTTTGTGGGCTCATAAGTCATGCTAGTTCCATTTGCAACTTCCCCAAAATAACCAAAACACTATTAGTGATGGTTACATTTTAAAACAGCTGTCATTCACAACATTTTACTGCAGGCAAATGACATATTAGGCCTGCTGGAATATAAAGTAGGTGTGTGTACTTtcaattaaattgagaatagCCTGAATATACCATACAAGACAACCCAAAAAGTATTGAATAAGTATGCTGTGGATATTGAGGaatatttgagactgggatgctTCATAGACCAACCccgtcctcctgtctcctcacctAGACCATCGCCTTTATTCTCGAGCAGCCATCGCCGGTTGCTTGTTTTCACAGCCTCCTCAGAGAATAAACAGCTGCTAAGGCAAACAATGCTGGGAGTGCACTCTTCTCGTGTAACGCCTCACCTTCCTCACTCTCATTACAgtactcatccctccctccattctgagACAAGTGGCTGAGGAGAGGGTGTTTCACAAAGGAACATGGATGGACTTTCCAATTGAGCTCAAGGGAGGATCCGTAAATAGATGCATTTGATTTGTTTTCCTAATGTTCACTGAGATGGGAGATATTCCTTTCAGTTTGCAGTGGATTCGCAAAACAGATAGAGGTTTCCTTCAGGAACAGCAAACACCATGTTAGAGTTTTTATTACCTATATGACTTCAGTCCCAAAATATTAGATTACCCCTcacactctgctctctctcatcaGCCAGGCACTGCTACACGAGGCTGTATAGAGACTTTCTCTGGCTTTCCTCCTGTATCTAATTGAGCAATAGACACCATATGAATCTGATAGGACGAGGTGTAAATAATCTGGAGTGAGTTTCAGCCATGCTGTGGTATGTATCCTGGCTCTCCTCTGTTGACATGAATAAGTGAGTAGTTACGAAGGCTCTGATCTCGTTTTCAAACAGAATTCAGAATGCACTGTGAAAGATCTCTGATTGGTGCAAGGGGAACATATTAGTCATAATACTTTGGAGAATAGGGAGAGATTCGGCAGGACGAGATTGGCCCTCTGATAACAGATAAACTCTTTGCCAGAAAAAGGTTGGAGAACCACTTGACGTTTTGAACTAATGTTAAAATCAATGTTTAAAATGCTAACTCAAGAAGGATCCATTTGGAGGTGGGAAAAAAATCTTTAACTGAGCACTAACAGTATGCATATTTGTGCTTCCAGAGTACAAGGTTGCTTCTGTTTCCGCTACAGTATCTACACTGTGTTGGAAATGGAAAACTAATCCTTCTACTTAAATGAACCTAATCTGCATACAGAGTGCCAATCATTAGTCTCTTATCAGTGCAGAGTCATAGTCTGGTGCACTTAAATGAGAGGACATGTGCACGAGCAGGGAACGAGGAAGCGAGCGAGAGTAGAGTTGCTCTGctgggagacagggaggaagccTGCTGGTGTCATGTGATGCAGGAGGGTGAGGTATGCTTCACTGGCATCAGCACTTCTCCCTAAAGACAGACCGAGGTGGGCCCTGCCTGCCAGCTCATCCATGTGCCCTCTTCATCCCCACATCTCAACATCCCtgactctcttcccctcttgacAACATGTTAGACTTCAGGAGCAGCAAAACTGTAGATTTTACCTTGGACATACAGCCATTCGTTTCTCAACCAGAGAAAAATACTTAACATTCAGTCACCTTGAGAAAATCCTTTTCTTTTCAGAATAAAGTGCATTCCTGAATCACATTTGACCCTCTGTTTGGGCTGCATTAATAGATGTGGTTGGGAGACTACAATAGGAGAATAGTTATTCTCAAACTAGAGGAATATTAACAACAATATGGAGGTCAGGTAGGTCCTCCATATGATTAACCCTTTCTGCTGGAGCCTGTATGAAGAAATTGGTTGTGTTTTCTTAAGTGTGTGTTTGCTCCGGGACTCACCGTGGTCCAGCTTGATGCCCTCATCGTACCTGGAGAAGAGACGGTAGCGCTGGGCCCAGTACTTAGCCAGCTCGGGCTCCGCTGCAATCTCAGCTGGCATCACTCCACATTTTCCTCTTTTCTTTgtcttcttgttcttcttcttaACAGTCTTCCCAGTAGACTCTGGGAAATAGGCAGCGCAAAAGTAGTAAATTGTACAAGACTTCAACAAAATACACCCCAACAAGTATAGATCTGACATGAACTCTTTATGAAAAAGCCCTGGGTTAGAAAAAGGTCTAAACCGGCTGTTGAGGCAAACCCACCTGTGTTATTATGTTCAAGTGCATTGGGAACTAAGTAGTCTGGTATGTCCAGTGAGTACACCTCTCTTCTGAATTGaatctcttcttcctcttctgctTCCTCTATTCTGGTGAAGATGTTCTGCTGGGAGGATTGAGGGAGCTGCTCAGTACAGTCCAACTCCAAACAGAGTTGAGGActatcttccttctcctcttcctcctgcatcTCTTCCTCCAGTCTCTCTTCTTTTCCCTCTGACTGTGGACAAGCAGGGCTCTCCTTGTCGGCATGCTCCCCGTGCTCATGTGACTGGCCTTTTGACATGTCTGGGACggctgtgtgtgtgctgttgtCTTTCTGAACCCTCTGGAGGAAACTCTGAACCTGAAAACAGAGCAGCACGTGAGTGAATACAACAAACACGCATGACCAATGAACGCTAGATGAACAGAAGCATCATAACAAAATCATTCTTTAAAGTAGGCCTCAACGGGGATCAAGTCATTTCTACTGTGCCTGCTGGATGATGGTGCCATTTGCTGCAGACAGTAAATACTGCAAGTCTTGCCCAGAAGATCAATTCAGTGAGCTCAAGACAAAGATCAATGGAAAAGCACTGCATTTAACTGGTTTAAGTCCTCTCACAGTGCGACACGTTAATAATGTCTCAACACAGTAGAAACACACTGATGTCCACTATACCTGTAGGTACACTAAGTCATTACCTTTCTGAAGTGCAGTACATTGACAAGTTTCAATTTCTCTGGGATAATACAATCCAGCACAGTCAGCAAACAGAATAGTAGCATTTCCTAGCCTCTCTACCATGGTTTGAATAAGCATGTTTGAGTTCATAGCGACCAGCTGAACAcactcttcctgtcctcctcaagGTCAGCCAGTGATGTGCACAGTCTTATCAATGAAATGTGACCGActcaaataatgatgatccatgaACTTTAAACAGTGCAGCTACCCTCGGACCAGTGCAGTGTGGCGGCTCATTGTAAATAGATTCAGTTGGTTGAAAAAAGCAGCTGCATGCAGAAAGAGATGTGGTGTGTCAGGAGGCCAGCactgacaggaggggagagagggtgggagtaTTGGCTATGctcccattctctcctctctctgccagtGGAGACTGAGGCAGCGTAAGACATGAGGTAGACCTCTCTGAAAAGGCTCCCCAGTGTCAACTACAGGGCATCTCACCCACCTGCTAATCCTGTCAGGAGCTGCTATGAAATGTGGGTGTGCGGTACTAAAACGAGGGTGATTCTATTTGAATCGCAATCGTACTGTTTGTGAAAATAATGTGTAAAATGTTACTTTTTGAAAGGTCTTGGTCAACTTGGGCTCTGtgttatccccctcttcagtAAAGAAGGTGTGCGTGTTGATGTGGCAGGCTGCTTTCCTCCCTCCGTGTTGCTTCCTATTACTCCCAGCCCTACTTCCATGGTGGTGACTGGGGCTGGGCTTAAACTTCAGCACGCTCTCAATC from Salvelinus fontinalis isolate EN_2023a chromosome 26, ASM2944872v1, whole genome shotgun sequence includes:
- the tgs1 gene encoding trimethylguanosine synthase, whose protein sequence is MMIDHGKWNVVADIIFSQRSLAGDDGTIHCLCSRAFVQDRELYRSDRKAITNLAEGGLQEAEDEHGEDQAEDETEEEDEPIDEEAQLMARMGLPVEFISSSAQRKSARKLRKNANHWEAAPKNLDEDDPLQSQKDDPIVESTKPAFDWFDLSEKPEGETEAEPQPSQAQEGWEDYWSQQGEGLLWQGWLEKHPETSSCPATAEPPWDCPGTKEAWEQHASHTFLYYWEQFNYWAAQGWTIDYSSSAPIETKQPGHEGEAEGEPTHCCDPGDLEFEGRLERSEAGTSEVVDLIGQMSLLSEGVGRCDLNKQQVDHVCGNNEPCDGGNRKRTASSTKSTELRDSKQDRCHQKNNNGSSERRASNSDDDDDDEPPEGRVTKLKRSHELDVEENPQMSVDEAWDKLGLKRSHDPMIESVLKFKPSPSHHHGSRAGSNRKQHGGRKAACHINTHTFFTEEGDNTEPKLTKTFQKVQSFLQRVQKDNSTHTAVPDMSKGQSHEHGEHADKESPACPQSEGKEERLEEEMQEEEEKEDSPQLCLELDCTEQLPQSSQQNIFTRIEEAEEEEEIQFRREVYSLDIPDYLVPNALEHNNTESTGKTVKKKNKKTKKRGKCGVMPAEIAAEPELAKYWAQRYRLFSRYDEGIKLDHEGWFSVTPEKIAEHIALRVQESFHSELIIDAFCGVGGNAIQFALTGKRVLAIDIDPVRLALAQHNAQVYKVAERIDFVQGDFLQLAPRLRADVVFLSPPWGGPDYLSADVFDIKTMMSPNGFDIFRLSKIISDNIVYFLPRNADMDQIASLAGPGGRVEVEQNFLNNKLKTITAYFGNLIKSDG